Proteins co-encoded in one Pan paniscus chromosome 23, NHGRI_mPanPan1-v2.0_pri, whole genome shotgun sequence genomic window:
- the TCF20 gene encoding transcription factor 20 isoform X2, with product MQSFREQSSYHGNQQSYPQEVHGSSRLEEFSPRQAQMFQNFGGTGGSSGSSGSGSGGGRRGAAAAAAAMASETSGHQGYQGFRKEAGDFYYMAGNKDPVTTGTPQPPQRRPSGPVQSYGPPQGSSFGNQYGSEGHVGQFQAQHSGLGGVSHYQQDYTGPFSPGSAQYQQQASSQQQQQQQVQQLRQQLYQSHQPLPQATGQPASSSSHLQPMQRPSTLPSSAAGYQLRVGQFGQHYQSSASSSSSSSFPSPQRFSQSGQSYDGSYSVNAGSQYEGHNVGSNAQAYGTQSNYSYQPQSMKNFEQAKIPQGTQQGQQQQQQQQQQHPSQHVMQYTNAATKLPLQSQVGQYNQPEVPVRSPMQFHQNFSPISNPSPAASVVQSPSCSSTPSPLMQTGENLQCGQGSVPMGSRNRILQLMPQLSPTPSMMPSPNSHAAGFKGFGLEGVPEKRLTDPGLSSLSALSTQVANLPNTVQHMLLSDALTPQKKTSKRPSSSKKADSCTNSDGSSQPEEQLKSPMAESLDGGCSSSSEDQGERVRQLSGQSTSSDTTYKGGASEKAGSSPAQGAQNEPPRLNASPAAREEATSPGAKDMPLSSDGNPKVNEKTVGVIVSREAMTGRVEKPGGQDKGSQEDDPAATQRPPSNGGAKETSHASLPQPEPPGGGGSKGNKNGDNNSNHNGEGNGQSGHSAAGPVFTSRTEPSKSPGSLRYSYKDSFGSAVPRNVSGFPQYPTGQEKGDFTGHGERKGRNEKFPSLLQEVLQGYHHHPDRRYSRSTQEHQGMAGSLEGTTRPNVLVSQTNELASRGLLNKSIGSLLENPHWGPWERKSSSTAPEMKQINLTDYPIPRKFEIEPQSSAHEPGGSLSERRSVICDISPLRQIVRDPGAHSLGHMSADTRIGRNDRLNPTLSQSVILPGGLVSMETKLKSQSGQIKEEDFEQSKSQASFNNKKSGDHCHPPSIKHESYRGNASPGAATHDSLSDYGPQDSRPTPMRRVPGRVGGREGMRGRSPSQYHDFAEKLKMSPGRSRGPGGDPHHMNPHMTFSERANRSSLHTPFSPNSETLASAYHANTRAHAYGDPNAGLNSQLHYKRQMYQQQPEEYKDWSSGSAQGVIAAAQHRQEGPRKSPRQQQFLDRVRSPLKNDKDGMMYGPPVGTYHDPSAQEAGRCLMSSDGLPNKGMELKHGSQKLQESCWDLSRQTSPAKSSGPPGMSSQKRYGPPHETDGHGLAEATQSSKPGSVMLRLPGQEDHSSQNPLIMRRRVRSFISPIPSKRQSQDVKNSSTEDKGRLLHSSKEGADKAFNSYAHLSHSQDIKSVPKRDSSKDLPSPDNRNCPAVTLTSPAKTKILPPRKGRGLKLEAIVQKITSPNIRRSASSNSAETGGDTVTLDDILSLKSGPPEGGSVAVQDADIEKRKGEVASDLVSPANQELHVEKPLPRSSEEWRGSVDDKVKTETHAETVTAGKEPPGAMTSTTSQKPGSNQGRPDGSLGGTAPLIFPDSKNVPPVGLLAPEANPKAEEKENDTVTISPKQEGFPPKGYFPSGKKKGRPIGSVNKQKKQQQQPPPPPPQPPQIPEGSADGEPKPKKQRQRRERRKPGAQPRKRKTKQAVPIVEPQEPEIKLKYATQPLDKTDAKNKSFYPYIHVVNKCELGAVCTIINAEEEEQTKLVRGRKGQRSLTPPPSSTESKALPASSFMLQGPVVTESSVMGHLVCCLCGKWASYRNMGDLFGPFYPQDYAATLPKNPPPKRATEMQSKVKVRHKSASNGSKTDTEEEEEQQQQQKEQRSLAAHPRFKRRHRSEDCGGGPRSLSRGLPCKKAATEGSSEKTVLDSKPSVPTTSEGGPELELQIPELPLDSNEFWVHEGCILWANGIYLVCGRLYGLQEALEIAREMKCSHCQEAGATLGCYNKGCSFRYHYPCAIDADCLLHEENFSVRCPKHKNKTAKGSLSTEQSERG from the coding sequence ATGCAGTCCTTTCGGGAGCAAAGCAGTTACCACGGAAACCAGCAAAGCTACCCACAGGAGGTACACGGCTCATCCCGGCTAGAAGAGTTCAGCCCTCGTCAGGCCCAGATGTTCCAGAATTTTGGAGGTACAGGTGGCAGTAGTggcagcagtggcagtggcagtggtggtggacGACGAGGAGCAGCAGCTGCTGCGGCAGCGATGGCTAGCGAGACCTCTGGCCATCAAGGTTACCAGGGTTTCAGGAAAGAGGCTGGAGATTTTTACTACATGGCAGGCAACAAAGACCCCGTGACTACAGGAACCCCACAGCCTCCTCAGCGAAGGCCTTCTGGGCCTGTGCAGAGCTATGGACCCCCCCAGGGGAGCAGCTTTGGCAATCAGTATGGGAGTGAGGGTCATGTGGGCCAGTTTCAAGCACAGCACTCTGGCCTTGGCGGTGTGTCACATTATCAGCAGGATTACACTGGGCCTTTCTCTCCAGGGAGTGCTCAGTACCAACAGCAGGcttccagccagcagcagcagcagcagcaagtccAGCAGTTGAGACAACAGCTTTACCAGTCCCATCAGCCCCTGCCACAGGCCACTGGCCAACCAGCATCCAGCTCATCCCATCTACAGCCAATGCAGCGGCCCTCAACTCTGCCATCCTCTGCTGCTGGTTACCAGTTAAGAGTGGGTCAGTTTGGCCAACACTATCAGtcttctgcttcctcctcctcctcctcctccttcccttcaccACAGCGTTTTAGCCAGTCTGGACAGAGCTATGATGGCAGTTACAGTGTGAATGCTGGATCTCAGTATGAAGGACACAATGTGGGTTCTAATGCACAGGCTTATGGAACACAATCCAATTACAGCTATCAGCCTCAATCTATGAAGAATTTTGAACAGGCAAAGATTCCACAAGGGACCCAacaggggcagcagcagcagcaacagcagcaacaacaacaccCTTCTCAGCATGTGATGCAGTATACTAACGCTGCCACCAAGCTGCCCCTGCAAAGCCAAGTGGGGCAGTACAACCAGCCTGAGGTTCCTGTGAGGTCCCCCATGCAGTTTCACCAGAACTTCAGCCCCATTTCTAACCCTTCTCCAGCTGCCTCTGTGGTTCAGTCTCCAAGCTGTAGTTCTACCCCATCTCCTCTCATGCAGACTGGGGAGAATCTCCAGTGTGGGCAAGGCAGTGTGCCTATGGGTTCCAGAAACAGAATTTTACAGTTAATGCCTCAACTCAGTCCAACCCCATCAATGATGCCCAGTCCTAATTCTCATGCTGCAGGCTTCAAAGGGTTTGGACTTGAAGGGGTACCAGAAAAGCGACTGACAGATCCTGGGTTGAGTAGTTTGAGTGCTCTGAGTACTCAAGTGGCCAATCTTCCTAACACTGTCCAGCACATGTTACTTTCTGATGCCCTGACTCCTCAGAAGAAGACCTCCAAGAGGCCCTCATCTTCCAAGAAAGCAGATAGCTGCACAAATTCTGACGGCTCCTCACAACCTGAAGAACAGCTGAAGTCCCCTATGGCAGAGTCATTAGATGGAGGCTGCTCCAGCAGTTCAGAGGATCAAGGCGAGAGAGTGCGGCAACTAAGTGGCCAGAGCACCAGCTCTGACACCACCTACAAGGGTGGAGCCTCTGAGAAAGCTGGCTCCTCACCGGCACAAGGTGCTCAGAATGAACCCCCCAGACTCAATGCTAGTCCTGCCGCAAGAGAAGAGGCCACCTCACCAGGCGCTAAGGACATGCCATTGTCATCCGACGGGAACCCAAAGGTTAATGAGAAGACAGTTGGGGTGATTGTCTCCCGGGAAGCCATGACAGGTCGGGTAGAAAAGCCTGGTGGACAAGATAAAGGCTCCCAAGAGGATGATCCTGCAGCCACTCAAAGGCCACCTAGCAATGGTGGGGCAAAGGAAACCAGTCATGCATCACTTCCCCAGCCAGAGCctccaggaggaggagggagcaaAGGAAACAAGAATGGCGATAACAACTCCAACCATAATGGAGAAGGAAATGGCCAGAGTGGCCATTCTGCAGCGGGCCCTGTTTTTACGAGCAGAACTGAGCCTAGCAAATCTCCTGGAAGTCTGCGCTATAGTTACAAAGATAGTTTCGGGTCAGCCGTGCCACGAAATGTCAGTGGCTTTCCTCAGTATCCTACAGGGCAAGAAAAGGGAGATTTCACTGGCCATGGGGAACGAAAGGGTAGAAATGAAAAATTCCCAAGCCTCCTTCAGGAAGTGCTTCAGGGTTACCACCACCACCCTGACAGGAGATATTCTAGGAGTACTCAAGAGCATCAGGGGATGGCTGGTAGCCTAGAAGGAACCACAAGGCCCAATGTCTTGGTTAGTCAAACCAATGAATTAGCTAGCAGGGGCCTTCTGAACAAAAGCATTGGGTCTCTATTAGAAAATCCCCACTGGGGCCCCTGGGAAAGGAAATCAAGCAGCACAGCTCCTGAAATGAAACAGATCAATTTGACTGACTATCCAATTCCCAGAAAGTTTGAAATAGAGCCTCAATCATCAGCACATGAGCCTGGGGGTTCCCTCTCTGAAAGAAGATCAGTGATCTGTGATATTTCTCCACTAAGACAGATTGTCAGGGACCCAGGGGCTCACTCGCTGGGACACATGAGTGCCGACACCAGAATTGGGAGGAATGACCGTCTCAATCCAACTTTAAGTCAGTCGGTCATTCTTCCTGGTGGTTTGGTGTCCATGGAAACCAAGCTGAAATCCCAGAGCGGGCAGATAAAAGAGGAAGACTTTGAACAGTCTAAATCTCAAGCTAGTTTCAACAACAAGAAATCTGGAGACCACTGCCATCCTCCTAGCATCAAGCATGAGTCTTACCGCGGCAATGCCAGCCCTGGAGCAGCGACCCATGATTCCCTTTCAGACTACGGCCCGCAAGACAGCAGACCCACGCCAATGCGGCGGGTCCCTGGCAGAGTTGGTGGTCGGGAGGGCATGAGGGGTCGGTCCCCTTCTCAATATCATGACTTtgcagaaaaattgaaaatgtctCCTGGGCGGAGCAGAGGCCCAGGGGGAGACCCTCATCACATGAATCCACACATGACCTTTTCAGAGAGGGCTAACCGGAGTTCTTTACACACTCCCTTTTCTCCCAACTCAGAAACCCTGGCCTCTGCTTATCATGCAAATACTCGGGCTCATGCTTATGGGGACCCTAATGCAGGTTTGAATTCTCAGCTGCATTATAAGAGACAGATGTACCAACAGCAACCAGAGGAGTATAAAGACTGGAGCAGCGGTTCTGCTCAGGGAGTAATTGCTGCAGCACAGCACAGGCAGGAGGGGCCACGGAAGAGTCCAAGGCAGCAGCAGTTTCTTGACAGAGTACGGAGCCCTCTGAAAAATGACAAAGATGGTATGATGTATGGCCCACCAGTGGGGACTTACCATGACCCCAGTGCCCAGGAGGCTGGGCGCTGCCTAATGTCTAGTGATGGTCTGCCTAACAAGGGCATGGAATTAAAGCATGGCTCCCAGAAGTTACAAGAATCCTGTTGGGATCTTTCTCGGCAAACTTCTCCAGCCAAAAGCAGCGGTCCTCCAGGAATGTCCAGTCAAAAAAGGTATGGGCCGCCCCATGAGACTGATGGACATGGACTAGCTGAGGCTACACAGTCATCCAAACCTGGTAGTGTTATGCTGAGACTTCCAGGCCAGGAGGATCATTCTTCTCAAAACCCCTTAATCATGAGGAGGCGTGTTCGTTCTTTTATCTCTCCCATTCCCAGTAAGAGACAGTCACAAGATGTAAAGAACAGTAGCACTGAAGATAAAGGTCGCCTCCTTCACTCATCAAAAGAAGGCGCTGATAAAGCATTCAATTCCTATGCCCATCTTTCTCACAGTCAGGATATCAAGTCTGTCCCTAAGAGAGATTCCTCCAAGGACCTTCCAAGTCCAGATAATAGAAACTGCCCTGCTGTTACCCTCACAAGCCCTGCTAAGACCAAAATACTGCCCCCACGGAAAGGACGGGGATTGAAATTGGAAGCTATAGTTCAGAAGATTACATCCCCAAATATTAGGAGGAGTGCATCTTCGAACAGTGCGGAGACTGGGGGAGACACGGTTACGCTTGATGATATACTGTCTTTGAAGAGTGGTCCTCCTGAAGGTGGGAGTGTTGCTGTTCAGGATGCTGacatagagaagagaaaaggtgAGGTGGCTTCGGACCTAGTCAGTCCAGCAAACCAGGAGTTGCATGTAGAGAAACCTCTTCCAAGGTCTTCAGAAGAGTGGCGTGGCAGCGTGGATGACAAAGTGAAGACAGAGACACATGCAGAAACAGTTACTGCCGGAAAGGAACCCCCTGGTGCCATGACATCCACAACCTCACAGAAGCCTGGTAGTAACCAAGGGAGACCAGATGGTTCCCTGGGTGGAACAGCACCTTTAATCTTTCCAGACTCAAAGAATGTACCTCCGGTGGGCTTATTGGCCCCTGAGGCAAACCCCAAGGCTGAAGAGAAGGAGAACGATACAGTGACGATTTCACCGAAGCAAGAGGGTTTCCCTCCAAAGGGATATTTCCCATCAGGAAAGAAGAAGGGGAGACCCATTGGTAGTGTGAATAAGCAaaagaaacagcagcagcagccaccgCCTCCACCCCCTCAGCCCCCACAGATACCAGAAGGTTCTGCAGATGGAGAGCCAAAGCCAAAAAAACAGAggcaaaggagggagagaaggaagcctGGGGCCCAGCCGAGGAAGcgaaaaaccaaacaagcagtTCCCATTGTGGAACCCCAAGAACCTGAGATCAAACTAAAATATGCCACCCAGCCACTGGATAAAACTGATGCCAAGAACAAGTCTTTTTACCCTTACATCCATGTAGTAAATAAGTGTGAACTTGGAGCCGTTTGTACAATCATCAATGCTGAGGAAGAAGAACAGACCAAATTAGTGAGGGGCAGGAAGGGTCAGAGGTCACTGACCCCTCCACCTAGCAGCACTGAAAGCAAGGCGCTCCCGGCCTCGTCCTTTATGCTGCAGGGACCTGTTGTGACAGAGTCTTCGGTTATGGGGCACCTGGTTTGCTGTCTGTGTGGCAAGTGGGCCAGTTACCGGAACATGGGTGACCTCTTTGGACCTTTTTATCCCCAAGATTATGCAGCCACTCTCCCGAAGAATCCACCTCCTAAGAGGGCCACAGAAATGCAGAGCAAAGTTAAGGTACGGCACAAAAGTGCTTCTAATGGCTCCAAGACGGacactgaggaggaggaagagcagcagcagcagcagaaggagCAGAGAAGCCTGGCCGCACACCCCAGGTTTAAGCGGCGCCACCGCTCGGAAGACTGTGGTGGAGGCCCTCGGTCCCTGTCCAGGGGGCTCCCTTGTAAAAAAGCAGCCACTGAGGGCAGCAGTGAAAAGACTGTTTTGGACTCGAAGCCCTCCGTGCCCACCACTTCAGAAGGTGGCCCTGAGCTGGAGTTACAAATCCCTGAACTACCTCTTGACAGCAATGAATTTTGGGTCCATGAGGGTTGTATTCTCTGGGCCAATGGAATCTACCTGGTTTGTGGCAGGCTCTATGGCCTGCAGGAAGCGCTGGAAATAGCCAGAGAGATG